ACCCAGAGAAAACGGAGTGCGGCCAGGCCGAGATTGATCGCGACCACATATATCGCAAGCCACCAGGGCTCATGGTGACCCGTCAGCCGCACCGTGTTGGTTGCCCCGGCAAGAATGGCCGGTAGCTGCTCGCCCAGCAGCACGAAAATGATCCCGTTTGCGGTAAACTGGATCGTATCCCAGATCCCGGTGCGGCGAATGCGTGTCGCGGCCGCGACCTCGCCGCGGGTCTCGACAAACCCCATCGTGATCCCGGCCGCGACGGCTGCGAGGATGCCCGAGCAATGCAGATGCTCAGCCACCAGATAGGAACCGAACGGGATGAGCAGGCTGATCAGGACCTGCGCTCCACCATCCTCACCATATTGACGCGACACCCAGTTCTTCGTCCGCGCGACGGCCCATGTCACCCCAACGCCGACAGCGATCCCGCCGATCGCGACCCAGAGGAAATTGAGCGCGGCGGTCTGGATCGAGAAAGCGCCGGTCAGTGCCGCCGCAACCGCAAAGCGCAGGCAGACCAGGCCCGACGCATCGTTCAACAGCGATTCGCCCTCGAGAATATGCATCATCCGCTTGGGGATGGGCACACGCTGGGCAATCGCCGAAACCGCGATCGGGTCAGTAGGCGAAATTACCGCAGCAAGGGCGAAGGCCACGGCCAGCGGCATGGACGGGATCATCCAGTGGATGAACAGGCCCATGCCGAGCACCGTGAATATGACGAGGCCGAGCGCCAGTTCGAGAACCGTCTTGCCGTCCTTGAACAGTTCCTCGCGTGGAATACGCCAGCCGTCGAGAAACAACAGGGGTGGCAGGAAGAGCAGGAAGAAAATCTCCGGATCGAGCTCCACCCGCCAATTGGCGACCAGTCCGATCGCTGCACCAAGCGCGATCTGGAACAATGGCCTTGGTAAGGGAAGCGGCACGATCCGGGAGGCGATGCCGCTCACGATGACGGCTACGAGCAGAAGCAGAACGATCGTGATAATTTCCAAGACGCTGTCCCATGATGGAAGGATTGATCCCTTCTCCCGGTCCGGCGCGGAGGCGTCAATCTGAATAGCTCTGCACGCGCCGGGTAAATCCCATCCGGCATGACAGGTGTCAGGTCAGGCCGTCAGTTTTGCCTTTCGTCCCGCAGGCGCTGGCGCAGGCGCTTCACATAAGCGGCGTCCACCAGATCGTCGGGACCCAGATCGAGCGCGCAATTGGCAAGTGAGGCCAGCGTGCTGTCGCTCAGCCTGAAGCCGCGCGGGATATGTCCGTGGCTCGCCGTGTCATTTTCCCTGATCAGTTCGAACAAGGCCTTGAAAAAGTCGGCCCGCGAGCCGCGTGAACCCGTCGTTGCCGCCCTGGTCAGCGGATCGGTGGCATTGGTGCCGGCAATGTCTGCATCCTGCCCGATCACCCGGACGATCTCCGCAAGGCTCGGCCAGTATTTGAGATCATAGCGGCTGCTCAGTGGCTTCAACTCATCCTTGAGATGAAAGCGGTAAAAGCCGTTCTCACGCGATGCCGCGCCGATCACATCGACAATATGATAATGGGTGTCGCTGGCGAACCCCGAAGTGTTCCCGATCTCGGAGCGCTCCTCAAGGAGACCGGCAAGGTCCGCCGCCAGTTCGGCGATCTCGCGGTTGACCTCCTCGAGGCGGTTGCGGGCATCGCGGGCATCGGCCACCCGCTCCGGATTCCAGAACGCGGCGACATTGGTGACAATGCCGAGCATCGTCTCAATTCCATATGGCCGCGCGTGCAGCTTCTCATGGATTTCGGCATAAGCCTCGACCAGTTCGAGGCGCCGTCCGAGCAAGCGGTCGATGATCCTGTTTTCGCTCGGGAGGATCGCCTTCTCGATATTGCCGGCCTTGTCCGCGCGCAGGATATCCTCGCAAATCCGGGTGGGCTCGGTGGTCAAATCTGTCGCCATTCGTGAAGTCCTGTCATTGGTGATGCGACACCCTACCGCGGGCCGGAACAGAGTGTCGGCACCTGAAACGAGATTTTCTGCATCGCGCTCAGGTACGCGGCGAACATGTCCCTACGAAGCTTGCGCTGGAGATTTTCCATTTTGACATCCACCATATTCCTGCGGCTTTAAGAACTTATCCGCTTCTGGCGCTTAGGTTCGCATGTCCTTCTCCTGATTTCTCCCACATGACACGGAATGAGCCGCATGCGAGGGGCCATGAACCTGTTACCACAATGGACCGATCGAGCAGACAAGCGTGGCCTTGATCCCCTCGGTATGCAGAATAGTGGCGTTCTGCTCTATCAGTCGTTGCTCCCCGGCATCAGCAACGTCACACTGCGCATGCGCTATTATGGCTATTATTGCTGGTTGAGCGAAACCTACGCCCGCAAAGGGGCCACCAACGATTTCGAAGCCTGGCGTAGCTGGGTGCGACGCGCCGAGGCGCTCTACGCGCTGGTGTCGGCGCAGGCCGGCGAGACTGGGGTCGGCGGAATCGACTGGGCCAATCGCCGCCTGGCCGCCGCAGACCGCATCGTCGATTTCGAAGCGGCTGCCTCGACCGACCCCGCGCAAGAACGTTATCTGCGTCAGTCGCTCGGTGTCTTCGGCGGCGCCTATTACAGCCAGATGGTCGAGATGGGCCTGTTCACCGAGAACAGGCACGGAATCCAGGTCGCGACCCGGGATCTGGGACGTCGCGCTGCCACGCTGTTTGCCGACGCGATCGGTCCAGACCTCGCGAAACTCCTGCGTGCGAAAATCGCCGATGCGCGCGTCAGCCTGCGCGAACTGGAACGGCTCGAACCGATCATACCCTCGGGCATCGGTTCGGACAGCGAGGAACGGCTCTTCTATGAAACGCTCTTGTTCGCCCGGGGAGAAGCTGCACAGAAAAGCGCCCCCAGTCGCGCCGCGACCCTCGCCCTTATCCTCGATACGGCGCGTGTCCGCGATGCATGTCCAGGCCCGGACCAGGTCCGGTGGCATCTGTTCGACCCGCCGCAGATCGCTCTGCCCGGCGATCTGGAAGCACAGCGCCTCAACTGGGAAGCCTATCAGTGCCAGGATCTCATGCAGATCGCTTGTGCCGCGCTCCTCGCCTGGGCCATCGCGATCATCAACAGCGCGCCCCAAGGGAGGTCGCTTCCCGAAATCCGCGCCGAGATCGTCGCGCATCTCGAGGCGCATGAGGATGGTGGCTTCTCGGCGAGCTGGCGCGACTTGCGCCTCGGCCTCGATTCCACGGACTTCGCCTATGAGGATGCCTGGGACCGATTGACCAGCGCGCGCGGCGCCGTGGCCGACAAGGCGGTTCAGGCGATCACGCTGATGGCGGCACTGCATCAGCGTATCGCCGATCGATCCGATCTTGCTGCTGCGGTCGCCGAGGGACTTTCTGACCGAGGCTCCGCTCATTCGCTGCGGACAGAAAGCTTCTGGCTGGAGCAAAGGGAAGGGGAGGCCGTCATCGACCTGATCGCCGACTATATGCTCGAGCGCGTCGTTCGCCGGCATAGCTGGGTCGCCATGCAGAAGTTGCGCCGCCAGCGCGATTATACCTTTCTGTTCGAACAGCGCGAGGCCAGACTCGTCTATCTGGCCGCGTACCAGCCTGTCGCCACGACGCCGCGCCTCCAGCCGGCGATCCAGTTCCTGGCCGATATCCATCTCCTGGACGAGAATGG
The window above is part of the Sphingomonas sanxanigenens DSM 19645 = NX02 genome. Proteins encoded here:
- a CDS encoding Na+/H+ antiporter, coding for MEIITIVLLLLVAVIVSGIASRIVPLPLPRPLFQIALGAAIGLVANWRVELDPEIFFLLFLPPLLFLDGWRIPREELFKDGKTVLELALGLVIFTVLGMGLFIHWMIPSMPLAVAFALAAVISPTDPIAVSAIAQRVPIPKRMMHILEGESLLNDASGLVCLRFAVAAALTGAFSIQTAALNFLWVAIGGIAVGVGVTWAVARTKNWVSRQYGEDGGAQVLISLLIPFGSYLVAEHLHCSGILAAVAAGITMGFVETRGEVAAATRIRRTGIWDTIQFTANGIIFVLLGEQLPAILAGATNTVRLTGHHEPWWLAIYVVAINLGLAALRFLWVWLSFRLTLFRSGEWRKQPNWRVVAAMSFAGVRGAITLAGVLTLPLAMADGSAFPARDLAIFLAMGVIIVSLFVATVGLPLLLHGLTMPQEGSQLAQEDKARVIAAQAAIAAVEKAEHAMADGKDDADIYVAAAARIMDSYRLRIESREGDAPERKSRRHIERIEIELRLAALKAERTAIFRLVRKRELGSEVARKLVRELDLLETRYAG